TTATGACGCATTGAACTACAAATATGCACCCTTCCTCCGAAAAAAATCTGTAGTGCCCAAGCCTCCTCCTCAAAAAAATCAATCCCTTGATAACATCCATTTTATTCCTGGATAGCTGCAAAATGGGCTAAAAACCCTAACGGGTTATTATCGGGCAGATATAAAACATATTTTATCCCAAACTCAGCTTAAAAAATTAAAACCATCCGCAACGGATAAAACGGGCTTTTCCGTGAATATCTTTATGGCATTCTATGTCTGTAAATCCTTTTTCGCGGAGCAAGCCTATTAATTCCCACGGGTAATTTTCATTAATCTCAACATATAGTTTCCCTTTTTCTTTAAGATGACTAAAGGCAAATTCTGCCAAAGCGTCATAAAAAAGCAGGGGAGAGGCGTCGGGCACAAAAAGGGCTTCACGTGGTTCGTACCGCAAAACATTAGGCTGCATAAATAAGGCTTCTTTTTCAGTTACATATGGAGGATTACTTACGATAATATCGTATTTTTCATTGTGTTTTGCAGGTTGCAGAATATCCATTGCATAAAAATTAATTTCTGTTGAATTATTCTGTGCATTCCGGCGGGCAACCATCAATGCTTTTTCAGAAATATCACAGGCGGTAACTACCGAACCCGGAATACTTTTTTTTAGAACAACAGCTATGCACCCGCTACCGGTACAAATATCAAAAATTACAGGGTTGGCATTAAGCGGTATATTCTTTTGGTCGTTAATGATCCATTGTACCAGTTCTTCGGTTTCATTTCTGGGAATAAGTACGTTTTCATCAACAAAGATGTCGGTGTCATAAAAAAAAGTTTTGCCAATAATGTACTGTATGGGCATCATTTGCTTTAGTAATTCCACTGAAGATACAAATTTTTTCACGATGGTTTCGGTAATAGCATCGTCTTTTTGCAAAATGAT
This Lentimicrobiaceae bacterium DNA region includes the following protein-coding sequences:
- the prmC gene encoding peptide chain release factor N(5)-glutamine methyltransferase codes for the protein MELPHNTLTLLEMVDYIKSELSTLYPDTEIRTFTHILFEEYCAIPAHSIILQKDDAITETIVKKFVSSVELLKQMMPIQYIIGKTFFYDTDIFVDENVLIPRNETEELVQWIINDQKNIPLNANPVIFDICTGSGCIAVVLKKSIPGSVVTACDISEKALMVARRNAQNNSTEINFYAMDILQPAKHNEKYDIIVSNPPYVTEKEALFMQPNVLRYEPREALFVPDASPLLFYDALAEFAFSHLKEKGKLYVEINENYPWELIGLLREKGFTDIECHKDIHGKARFIRCGWF